tattaactttaagagacaAAAAATAGAAGCTAGTAAGGTaccaactgtttatagctgatataacatAAACGACAACAGGAACTTTCATGTCTTgcagacattctacaacatcaaatgtaattataaatggttaaaaatcatgaagtgtcattcattaataaataaaaattgcaaagatttggtaaattgttgtgttttattcattacataacatttgtttttcataagCTTGCATGTATGTGTATTGCTTTAGGTAGTGTGCTGTAAGTAAGTGTCATCTAGCTAAAGGTTGTTCTGTTCTTTTAACAGAGACATTTCATCAGTGAAGCATTGGACCTTTTGCCAAAAGTGAACAAACTCATAATGATGTTACTTGGATCACATTTCAATAGTAAACCTTCTGTTGGGACAATATCTCAGCAAGTGTACAGCTCCTCTGAACCCCAAAATTCCCTGCCTACATGGATAACCCAGGCCTTATGTGACCTAGCACAAGGTGAGAAAGAACTCCACCGACTTACAGAGAAGCAAACAGCTGAAGTGGATGAAGTGAACCAGAGCCTTGATTCTGCAATTTTTGGTGCTCAGAAAGAAGAGCGCCGTCTGTTGGAGAAGGTGGAGAAAGACCATCGGGACTTCCAACATAGACTGCAACAGCTCAAAAGAGAAAATGCAGCAGCAGCTCGAGTAGGCCAATCCTTGGTTGACCGTCAGCTGCGGAAGATGGGCCAGCTTAAGGAACAAATTCTTATGTGGGGTAGATGCCCCACTGGACCCAACAAAAGTCAGTTGCAGAGAGGAGTTAAAGAATTAATGCAACCCTGGGAGATCTCTCTTTCCCTGAAAAGAGTCACATTCCAGCCCAGTCCCAAGTCAAATGTTATTCAGTTTGGGGAGATTAATGTCCAAGAACACAGCTTGACTTTTCCAGTTGGAGTCTGTGGACCACAGGGGCAAAAATGTGCTCTCCACACTGGAAAGATATCACTTGACAATCATGTGGCTGTATCAGAACAACTTTGTGCCCCATGTAATAGTGGTGGAGAAAAAGAATCATCAAAGACAAATAGTGGAAGCAGCCGTGTTGTCAGAAAGATTCGCCTATCAACAGCTAAAGATGATGTGTTAGGTGAGAAGGTAAAGACAACCAACCCAAGAACATATAAGGTTTGGCCACGTAAGCAAAATACCTCAGAATCCTCTCAGGATGAGGACTCAGAATTGCTTGGTTCTGACTCACGTGGAGAAGACCTGTTCCTTGCAATTGATACAATGTCAAGCCAAGGAGAACTGGAGGCAGAAAGCCCTGTATCTGAACAAAGTGAAATCAGAAGGCATTCTTTTTCTAAAGGCCAATGGAAACAAAGAGTCCTTGTTCCGGTTTCAAGCCAAGAGCCATCCTGTCCACCAGAGGAAAGTAGGCCTGAGGACTGTGGTGGAAACCATGGATTCCAAAGAGAAACACCACCTCCAATGACATCTTTTGCAGGACCTAAATCGAGTTATAGCTGTGTGGATCTCTCTTGCAAAGACCAACCACAGTATGGTCAAAGCTTTGGTGGACCAAGACGATCCCCTTCCCCAGCAGACAGCATGGATTCCAGTTATACCTACACTATCAAGTCTGCCAGTAGCTGCAGTGGCTCCCTAAAAGGAGAAAAGCAACATTCTATCTCCACCGCTGACCTGTCTGCCAGGGGTCGCCAATTAATGAACGGAAAAGACAAGATTCAGAAGAATTTAAATCAGAACAATTTAACTAGGCCCCAGGGTCAAAGCCTTAAAAGAGCTGAAACATTGGATTTAAAAGACCATCATCTGAAAGACAGCTGTGAGAGCTCCAAAACAGTATCTCGGTCTTTGTCAATGTCTGAAAtagaaggaagaggaagaggaaccAAAGCTGAACATAATGGAGACAGAAGCAAAAAAGACCGAGGAGGCTCAGGCCTGCCAAAGGTTGTGGAAGAGGGACGAACACTAAGAGTGGGACTTTT
This Pangasianodon hypophthalmus isolate fPanHyp1 chromosome 26, fPanHyp1.pri, whole genome shotgun sequence DNA region includes the following protein-coding sequences:
- the LOC117596101 gene encoding uncharacterized protein LOC117596101, with product MMLLGSHFNSKPSVGTISQQVYSSSEPQNSLPTWITQALCDLAQGEKELHRLTEKQTAEVDEVNQSLDSAIFGAQKEERRLLEKVEKDHRDFQHRLQQLKRENAAAARVGQSLVDRQLRKMGQLKEQILMWGRCPTGPNKSQLQRGVKELMQPWEISLSLKRVTFQPSPKSNVIQFGEINVQEHSLTFPVGVCGPQGQKCALHTGKISLDNHVAVSEQLCAPCNSGGEKESSKTNSGSSRVVRKIRLSTAKDDVLGEKVKTTNPRTYKVWPRKQNTSESSQDEDSELLGSDSRGEDLFLAIDTMSSQGELEAESPVSEQSEIRRHSFSKGQWKQRVLVPVSSQEPSCPPEESRPEDCGGNHGFQRETPPPMTSFAGPKSSYSCVDLSCKDQPQYGQSFGGPRRSPSPADSMDSSYTYTIKSASSCSGSLKGEKQHSISTADLSARGRQLMNGKDKIQKNLNQNNLTRPQGQSLKRAETLDLKDHHLKDSCESSKTVSRSLSMSEIEGRGRGTKAEHNGDRSKKDRGGSGLPKVVEEGRTLRVGLLVKKFGKQGSGRTDFTLPSGVHATAQGQLFVVDCGNVRVQVTDLQKNIVQQVTLPAVDSTSRHCRNFFDVAANSKGLIALTCAAERAVLVFNRHGRLLQTFGGSGTQQDFEAPRGVTVTRLDEFLVADIRRGTLTTLKLDPKTGTKIERTVVTGFHRPYLVAACLTTGLMAVSERGNETGRAACIRVLEPGWNTIRTLGVCSGMGPVLTSPWGICIDVDGNVLVADWGKQHRVVLYPAVGVGREIVTQGLSSPRGLALLPEGHLVVSDSMNHCIKIYRYK